In Candidatus Paceibacterota bacterium, the following proteins share a genomic window:
- a CDS encoding type II secretion system protein, which translates to MLNKDKQLRVIENKCKMRIRAGFTLVEMLVAIAVFMIVMTVAVGSLVSIVDANRKSQAIKTVINNVNLAIESISKNMRIGTRYYCNDISGWTNSSNVCNSGQEEIKYLSSDGRTVVLYKYVATTPELISSGEGNIQRCSITTTEDISQITDSDCINNWQSLTAPTPVLDITSMKFYVLGAERNDKIQPRVLITIEGVAGTKEATKATFSLQTTVSQRAREF; encoded by the coding sequence ATGTTAAATAAAGACAAACAATTAAGAGTGATTGAGAATAAATGCAAGATGAGAATACGTGCAGGGTTTACCTTGGTAGAAATGCTTGTCGCTATAGCCGTCTTTATGATAGTCATGACGGTCGCTGTCGGCTCCCTTGTTTCTATTGTGGACGCAAATAGAAAATCTCAGGCAATAAAGACTGTTATAAATAATGTAAATCTGGCTATAGAAAGTATTTCGAAAAACATGAGAATTGGGACGAGATATTATTGTAACGACATCTCTGGTTGGACAAATAGTTCCAATGTATGCAATTCAGGACAAGAAGAAATTAAATATCTATCTAGTGATGGTAGGACGGTTGTGCTTTACAAATATGTCGCTACAACTCCGGAGCTGATCAGTAGTGGAGAGGGGAATATACAGAGATGCTCTATTACAACGACAGAAGACATATCTCAGATTACAGATTCAGACTGTATTAATAACTGGCAAAGTCTTACAGCCCCAACACCTGTTCTGGATATTACAAGTATGAAATTCTATGTATTGGGGGCGGAGAGAAATGATAAAATTCAGCCGAGAGTTTTGATAACGATAGAGGGTGTTGCTGGTACAAAAGAAGCGACAAAAGCAACCTTCTCTTTGCAGACGACCGTCTCGCAAAGAGCAAGAGAATTTTAA
- a CDS encoding LAGLIDADG family homing endonuclease, whose product MPIYKRVNKDFFKKWTKDMSYVLGFFAADGYITLNKRGANFWSIQITDKDLIYKIRDCISAEHKIGERVGKGNNKNLYRLQIGSLEMCEDLRGLGYRENKTKSLSIPNVPQKYFSHFVRGYFDGDGNVWMGFLHKERPKPDLVIFSSFTSCSVEFLLNLKSKLNEAGLSGGSIIKNKENYCRLSFSTKDTLKLFYFMYNGIDLKKDGLFLRRKTVVFEKFINTRS is encoded by the coding sequence GTGCCGATTTATAAAAGAGTAAATAAAGACTTTTTCAAGAAGTGGACAAAAGATATGTCCTACGTATTAGGGTTCTTCGCAGCAGATGGCTACATAACTCTCAATAAGAGAGGTGCTAATTTTTGGTCGATACAAATCACCGACAAAGATTTAATCTATAAGATTAGAGATTGTATTTCGGCTGAACATAAAATAGGGGAGAGAGTTGGGAAAGGAAATAATAAAAATTTATATAGATTGCAAATAGGAAGTTTAGAAATGTGTGAAGATTTAAGAGGTTTGGGCTATAGAGAAAATAAAACCAAAAGTCTATCCATACCAAATGTTCCCCAAAAATATTTTTCACATTTTGTTAGGGGTTATTTTGATGGTGATGGCAATGTTTGGATGGGTTTTTTACATAAAGAACGTCCCAAGCCTGATCTGGTTATTTTTTCTTCCTTTACCTCATGTTCCGTCGAGTTTTTATTAAATTTAAAAAGTAAATTAAATGAAGCTGGTCTTTCTGGGGGATCGATTATAAAAAACAAGGAGAATTATTGTCGCCTTTCCTTTAGCACTAAAGACACTTTGAAATTATTTTATTTTATGTATAATGGTATAGATCTTAAAAAAGATGGTTTATTCTTGAGAAGAAAGACTGTCGTTTTCGAGAAATTCATAAATACGCGGTCGTAG
- the ligA gene encoding NAD-dependent DNA ligase LigA produces MTKNNIPKDIIERYEKLIETVDRHRYLYHVKDSPEITDEAYDSLMREIENLEERFLEIKSPTSPTQRVGDKPLDEFKKVKHEVRQWSFDDCFDFNELKKWDEKVRRMIAKEPSLKGEKVEYCCELKIDGLKIILTYQGGTLTRGATRGDGEIGEDVTQNLKTIKSIPLILPESLDITVVGECWLSKKELGRINEGRKKSGEQLFANTRNAAAGSIRQLDPKVAASRRLSSFIYDIDKLSLLSLRVERGNPEETTKNGVPSRGEFPETQDGELKLIENLGFKTNPYHQVFDSLDGVEKFYKKWSKEKDRLDYGLDGIVIKVNSRKIQETLGYTGKSPRWGIAYKFPAEQVTTVVEDIVLQVGRTGVITPVAHLRAVLVAGSTVSRATLHNEDEIKRLDVRIGDTVILQKAGDVIPDIVEVLKDLRTGKEKPYIFPKKLDACGGDGAIERIPGQSAWRCVNTNSFAQQKRKFYHFVSKKAFNMDGCGPKIIDALLENNLISNFDDIFTLKKGDLLALPRFGEKSVDNLLASIGGARKVSLARFIVSLSIPQVGEETAIDLANHFGNLDKIRNAKVEELQQINGVGDVVGKSVFDWFQNKDNAKLTDRLLKNIKIEPLDMARGSQNKKLKGEIFVLTGTLSTMSRDFAKEKIRALGGDISESVSSKTTYVVAGESAGSKLEKAEKLGVKVLSEIEFLELIRKNLAE; encoded by the coding sequence ATGACGAAGAATAATATCCCAAAAGACATAATCGAGAGATATGAGAAATTGATAGAGACGGTGGATCGCCATCGTTATCTTTATCATGTCAAAGACAGCCCAGAGATTACGGATGAGGCGTATGATTCTCTAATGCGAGAAATCGAGAATCTGGAGGAGAGATTCCTCGAAATAAAGTCGCCCACAAGCCCGACACAAAGGGTGGGGGACAAGCCACTCGATGAATTTAAGAAAGTGAAGCATGAAGTGAGACAGTGGTCTTTTGATGACTGCTTTGATTTTAACGAACTCAAGAAATGGGATGAAAAAGTGCGGAGGATGATAGCGAAAGAGCCGAGTCTGAAAGGTGAAAAAGTGGAATACTGTTGTGAACTTAAAATAGACGGCCTAAAAATCATACTCACTTATCAAGGTGGAACCTTGACGAGAGGAGCTACGAGGGGAGATGGGGAAATCGGTGAAGATGTGACGCAAAATCTTAAAACCATAAAGAGTATACCGCTTATCTTGCCGGAGTCTTTAGATATTACGGTGGTTGGTGAGTGTTGGCTTTCAAAGAAAGAGCTTGGGAGGATAAATGAAGGGAGAAAAAAGAGTGGGGAGCAACTTTTTGCAAATACTAGGAATGCTGCGGCAGGGTCTATACGCCAGCTTGATCCGAAAGTCGCCGCTAGCAGGAGATTGAGTTCTTTTATTTATGATATCGACAAACTTTCCCTTCTGTCATTGCGAGTAGAGCGTGGCAATCCAGAAGAAACCACGAAAAATGGAGTACCATCTCGTGGCGAGTTCCCAGAAACGCAAGATGGTGAATTGAAACTTATAGAAAATCTCGGCTTCAAGACAAATCCATATCATCAAGTCTTTGATTCTTTGGATGGGGTGGAAAAGTTTTATAAAAAATGGTCAAAAGAAAAAGACAGGCTTGATTATGGCCTGGACGGAATTGTTATAAAAGTAAATTCAAGGAAAATACAAGAAACGCTTGGCTATACCGGCAAATCTCCTCGCTGGGGCATTGCTTATAAATTCCCTGCAGAGCAGGTTACAACCGTCGTGGAGGATATCGTCTTGCAAGTAGGCAGAACAGGGGTGATAACCCCCGTGGCGCATTTACGAGCTGTGCTTGTGGCTGGTTCTACTGTCTCAAGGGCGACGCTTCACAATGAAGATGAAATAAAAAGACTTGATGTGAGAATCGGTGATACAGTGATACTTCAAAAAGCCGGAGATGTAATCCCTGATATTGTGGAAGTATTAAAAGATTTGCGAACAGGAAAAGAGAAACCCTATATTTTTCCGAAAAAACTAGATGCTTGCGGAGGTGATGGGGCGATAGAGAGAATCCCTGGTCAATCTGCTTGGAGATGCGTGAATACAAATTCTTTTGCCCAACAAAAAAGGAAATTTTATCATTTTGTTTCAAAAAAAGCTTTCAATATGGACGGTTGCGGGCCGAAAATCATAGACGCGCTTTTGGAAAATAATTTAATAAGCAATTTTGACGATATTTTTACTTTAAAAAAGGGTGATTTGCTAGCCTTGCCCAGATTTGGTGAAAAGTCGGTAGATAATCTGCTTGCTTCGATAGGAGGTGCGAGAAAAGTTTCACTTGCGAGATTCATCGTTTCACTTTCAATACCACAAGTAGGCGAGGAGACGGCGATAGACCTTGCAAATCATTTTGGAAATTTGGATAAGATAAGAAATGCGAAGGTGGAGGAATTACAACAAATAAATGGCGTGGGAGATGTGGTAGGGAAGTCTGTTTTTGATTGGTTTCAAAATAAAGATAATGCCAAGCTTACAGACAGATTGCTCAAAAATATAAAGATAGAGCCCCTCGACATGGCTCGGGGCAGTCAAAACAAAAAATTAAAAGGAGAGATTTTTGTTTTGACTGGCACCCTCTCCACAATGTCCCGCGACTTCGCAAAAGAAAAAATCCGTGCCCTTGGTGGCGATATTTCCGAATCCGTTTCTTCAAAGACTACCTATGTGGTAGCAGGGGAAAGTGCTGGATCAAAACTTGAGAAGGCAGAGAAATTAGGGGTGAAAGTATTGTCTGAAATTGAATTTCTGGAGTTAATAAGGAAAAATCTGGCAGAGTGA
- a CDS encoding glycosyltransferase family A protein, which translates to MIKYKDKYLIHMEQKQLFFSIIIPAHNEEKYITETLTNIRDLDYPAERFEVFVIENGSNDKTYEVAGKNKGQNIEVFSSPIKGVSSARNFGIRKIRRDSDWTIFLDADTLLKSGFLRDLNISLQRHQDKNFVVGTTSLEPLPETKTAKRWFVFWDICHKLFKVSYSIQIIKSSLLGNIKYDESLEMGEDLKIIKEARRFGKFFFFKTSDVHTSIRRFEQVGWWKIFFQWTIVANLPHFLQKKAVYKVTR; encoded by the coding sequence ATGATAAAATACAAGGATAAATACTTAATTCATATGGAACAAAAGCAACTATTTTTTTCAATTATTATTCCCGCGCACAATGAAGAAAAATATATTACAGAAACACTTACAAACATAAGAGACCTTGATTATCCAGCAGAAAGATTTGAAGTCTTTGTAATAGAGAACGGTTCCAATGATAAAACTTACGAAGTTGCTGGGAAAAACAAAGGACAAAATATTGAGGTTTTTTCTTCTCCTATTAAAGGGGTCTCTTCCGCGAGGAATTTTGGTATAAGAAAAATCAGGCGAGATAGTGATTGGACTATTTTCCTTGATGCTGACACTCTTTTGAAGAGTGGATTTTTAAGAGATTTAAATATTTCCTTGCAGAGACATCAAGACAAAAACTTTGTTGTCGGGACAACATCTCTTGAACCGCTCCCAGAAACGAAGACGGCAAAAAGATGGTTTGTCTTTTGGGACATTTGCCACAAATTATTTAAAGTCTCTTATTCTATACAGATTATAAAAAGCTCTCTCCTTGGCAATATAAAATACGATGAATCTTTAGAGATGGGAGAGGATTTAAAGATCATTAAAGAGGCTCGACGATTTGGGAAATTTTTCTTTTTTAAAACCTCCGACGTTCATACTTCTATTAGGCGTTTTGAGCAAGTCGGTTGGTGGAAAATATTCTTTCAATGGACAATCGTAGCAAACCTACCTCATTTTTTGCAGAAGAAAGCCGTCTATAAAGTCACTCGATAA
- the gatC gene encoding Asp-tRNA(Asn)/Glu-tRNA(Gln) amidotransferase subunit GatC: MLEIKDIEKLAKLARIELTNEEKQKLLKEVDPILGYVAQLKEVTSKVEGGPKVGDLRNVMREDSNSTESGVNTDVLVKEMPASQGNYLKVKKIL; this comes from the coding sequence ATGTTAGAGATTAAGGATATTGAAAAATTAGCCAAATTGGCAAGGATAGAACTTACGAATGAAGAAAAACAGAAACTTTTGAAAGAAGTGGATCCGATTTTGGGATACGTTGCACAGCTTAAAGAAGTGACCTCAAAAGTGGAGGGTGGTCCCAAAGTCGGCGATCTTAGAAATGTTATGCGAGAAGATTCAAATTCAACAGAAAGCGGTGTAAATACAGATGTACTTGTAAAAGAGATGCCCGCTTCGCAAGGGAATTATTTGAAAGTTAAGAAGATATTGTAG
- a CDS encoding type II secretion system protein produces MKSLLQKRKIFLNKGFTLVELLITLSIFAVTTGIVMFSQNKFDNSVLLTNLAYDMAITIRQAQAYGVNVKEHILLNGQGSFNPYGVYFSASDSTHYLMFSDTIGGQNSKGDFLYNSKDMSCPTTDSECVNRYALKRGDHIVSFCTGANETACDQQIIGGQIDSLRILFKRPEPDAKIFVGEDTFTSLGYAKITVSSADGNSKRSVVVTNTGQIYVK; encoded by the coding sequence ATGAAAAGTCTTTTACAAAAAAGAAAAATCTTCCTAAATAAAGGTTTTACCCTTGTAGAACTATTGATTACACTTTCTATTTTTGCAGTTACGACTGGTATTGTAATGTTTAGTCAAAATAAATTTGATAATAGCGTCCTTTTGACAAATCTAGCATACGATATGGCTATAACTATCCGCCAAGCACAGGCCTATGGTGTCAATGTTAAAGAACATATCTTGTTAAACGGGCAAGGAAGTTTTAATCCCTACGGTGTATATTTTAGTGCTTCAGACTCAACTCACTATCTTATGTTTTCGGATACGATTGGTGGACAAAATAGTAAGGGAGATTTCTTGTATAACAGTAAAGATATGTCTTGTCCCACTACTGATTCAGAGTGTGTAAATAGATATGCTTTAAAGAGGGGTGATCACATCGTCTCTTTTTGTACCGGTGCCAATGAAACCGCCTGCGACCAACAAATTATAGGCGGGCAAATAGACTCACTTAGGATTTTATTTAAGAGACCAGAACCAGATGCCAAAATATTTGTCGGTGAGGACACTTTTACTTCATTAGGTTATGCTAAAATAACAGTCTCTTCAGCTGATGGAAATTCAAAGAGAAGTGTGGTTGTAACAAATACAGGGCAGATATATGTTAAATAA
- the gatA gene encoding Asp-tRNA(Asn)/Glu-tRNA(Gln) amidotransferase subunit GatA → MDLKNLTIKKAHEALTKGDFTAVDLAKSYLDEIKKKDGDIHAYLEVYDDVLEQAKASDKIIKSGKATMLTGIPFSIKDNILIKGRKASSASKILENYTATYDATVIERLKKEGVVFIGRTNMDEFAMGGSTENSAYGPTKNPYDLSRVPGGSSGGSASSVAGDEALVALGSDTGGSIRQPASFCGLVGLKPTYGAVSRYGVMAMGSSLDQIGPFGKTVEDVEIIFNVIKGQDKMDSTTIPDNPKANKNLLGQGKLTIGVPRSFLDKGGIDKSVIENFEASLEKMKKLGHNVVDIELPMLKYALAVYYVIVPAEVSSNMARFDGMRFGKRVSGKDGIEDYFLSRQAGLGREVKRRIILGTYVLSSGYYDAYYNKANIVRDMIREDYKKAFEKVDIIATPTTPGPAFKIGEKVDDPLQMYLEDIFTVPINLAGVPAISLPAGFKEVDGKKLPLGVQFIAKHGDEETLFSAGKDLLGE, encoded by the coding sequence ATGGATTTAAAAAATTTAACAATAAAAAAAGCCCATGAAGCCCTCACGAAGGGGGACTTTACAGCTGTAGATTTGGCGAAATCATATCTTGACGAGATAAAGAAAAAAGATGGCGATATACATGCATATCTTGAAGTCTATGATGATGTCTTGGAGCAGGCAAAAGCGTCGGACAAAATAATAAAATCCGGCAAGGCGACAATGCTCACAGGTATTCCATTTTCTATAAAAGATAATATTTTAATAAAGGGCAGGAAAGCATCTTCGGCTTCAAAGATTTTGGAGAATTATACAGCGACCTATGATGCTACTGTTATAGAAAGGCTAAAGAAAGAAGGTGTGGTGTTTATCGGTAGGACAAATATGGATGAATTCGCTATGGGAGGATCCACAGAGAATTCTGCTTATGGTCCGACCAAAAATCCTTATGATTTAAGCCGTGTTCCGGGAGGCTCTTCGGGAGGTTCTGCATCATCTGTGGCGGGAGATGAGGCACTTGTGGCTCTTGGTTCTGATACTGGTGGCTCTATTCGCCAGCCAGCGAGCTTTTGTGGGCTTGTGGGTTTGAAGCCGACATATGGAGCTGTCTCAAGATATGGCGTGATGGCTATGGGATCTTCACTTGATCAGATTGGTCCATTTGGAAAAACAGTGGAAGATGTAGAAATCATTTTTAATGTAATAAAAGGGCAGGATAAGATGGATAGCACCACGATTCCAGACAACCCTAAAGCAAATAAGAATTTGCTCGGGCAAGGAAAATTAACTATCGGAGTGCCGAGATCTTTCCTTGACAAAGGGGGGATTGACAAGAGCGTCATTGAAAATTTTGAAGCATCTTTGGAAAAGATGAAAAAGCTCGGACATAATGTGGTAGATATAGAATTACCGATGCTAAAATATGCTCTTGCGGTTTATTATGTCATCGTCCCGGCGGAAGTCTCTTCAAATATGGCGCGTTTTGACGGTATGCGTTTTGGCAAAAGAGTTTCTGGCAAAGACGGCATAGAAGATTATTTTCTCTCTCGGCAAGCGGGGCTTGGCAGGGAGGTGAAGAGGAGAATAATTCTTGGAACATATGTGCTTTCATCAGGATATTATGACGCATATTACAATAAGGCAAATATTGTGCGAGATATGATAAGGGAAGATTATAAAAAAGCTTTTGAAAAAGTGGATATTATCGCTACACCGACGACTCCCGGCCCTGCGTTTAAAATCGGTGAGAAAGTAGATGATCCACTCCAAATGTATCTTGAAGATATTTTTACTGTGCCGATAAACTTGGCTGGAGTGCCGGCGATTTCTCTTCCGGCAGGATTTAAAGAAGTGGATGGGAAGAAACTCCCGCTTGGTGTGCAGTTTATAGCAAAACACGGAGATGAGGAAACACTATTTTCTGCGGGTAAGGATTTATTAGGGGAGTAG
- a CDS encoding prepilin-type N-terminal cleavage/methylation domain-containing protein: MNSKNKINGFTLVEALVAISILMVAVTSPMAIAQRGLASAVYSKDQMTATFLAQDALEYIKNVRDYVGLNKNSADDPGGLIQTDWLGVLSQCYKEDGGCKIDTIKPVPIGVTKENPTGLLKINRDSNGNLLYYDYTSNIVSKFSRIVEITLSPDNNEALVAVTVRWPSTNGVEYNSVVLQNYIYDYWENL; encoded by the coding sequence ATGAATAGTAAAAATAAAATAAACGGATTCACACTAGTAGAGGCACTTGTAGCTATCTCTATTCTCATGGTCGCTGTTACGAGTCCTATGGCAATTGCCCAAAGAGGTCTTGCATCGGCAGTTTATTCTAAGGATCAGATGACAGCAACATTTTTAGCCCAAGATGCTTTGGAATACATAAAGAATGTGAGAGACTATGTGGGATTAAATAAAAATTCTGCAGACGATCCCGGTGGTCTTATTCAAACAGATTGGCTCGGGGTACTAAGCCAATGTTATAAGGAAGATGGTGGTTGTAAGATAGACACGATCAAACCTGTTCCGATTGGGGTTACAAAAGAAAATCCAACAGGGCTTTTAAAGATTAACAGAGATTCAAATGGTAACTTATTATATTATGATTATACTTCGAATATTGTATCTAAATTTAGCAGGATCGTAGAAATTACCTTATCTCCAGACAATAATGAAGCCTTGGTCGCAGTTACTGTGAGATGGCCATCTACAAATGGTGTTGAGTACAATTCGGTAGTTTTGCAGAATTATATATATGATTATTGGGAAAATTTATAA